The proteins below come from a single Rhinoraja longicauda isolate Sanriku21f chromosome 5, sRhiLon1.1, whole genome shotgun sequence genomic window:
- the LOC144593986 gene encoding UI-like, translating into MTSTPLVFMAACCLLVTHISLATCRAADPSIVNRLGSNASADTDEENDQFLSYILREKLLQVLEQNPNNMQIHSPVSLDGILNEIPDKEANRLLQELLRNTETPASTREAGHDMVPAFAELSKRSKPLNSLDLTFHLLRERIKMANRDKQRMQEEKNRKIMDIIGK; encoded by the coding sequence ATGACATCAACACCTTTGGTTTTCATGGCAGCCTGTTGTCTTCTGGTCACCCACATCTCTCTTGCTACGTGTCGTGCTGCAGACCCGAGTATTGTCAACAGATTAGGTTCCAATGCCAGCGCAGATACTGATGAAGAAAATGATCAATTTCTTTCCTACATCCTGAGGGagaagttactccaggttttggaACAGAATCCAAATAACATGCAGATTCACTCTCCAGTATCGTTGGATGGGATTCTGAATGAAATCCCTGATAAAGAAGCCAATCGCCTCCTGCAGGAACTTCTCCGAAACACAGAAACACCTGCGTCTACTCGAGAAGCAGGCCATGATATGGTGCCAGCTTTTGCTGAACTCTCAAAGAGATCTAAACCGCTCAATTCCTTGGATCTCACGTTTCACCTCTTGAGGGAAAGGATTAAGATGGCTAACAGAGACAAGCAACGGATGCAAGAAGAGAAAAATCGCAAAATTATGGACATTATTGGCAAGTGA